In Actinomycetota bacterium, the genomic window TTATATATTATTTATTAAAAGTATATTTATCTATGAGCTCAATAACTCCAGTGTAGAACAAATAGTCAACAGAAACTGCCCGCCTTTCATTGACACAACCCATCTAAATGATTAAATTAATAATACATTAATTTAATATGTTTATATATCCTGTTAATAATAATATATGTCTAATATATTAAACAATTCTAATAAACAAAATGATTATTCCGAATTCAAAGTCATCTTTGCTGACACAGAATTGGAAATTTTTGCTGAAGCGGCAAAAATCAGGGAAAATTTTTGCTTTATTAATCTAAGTTCCGAATATGCGGTAAATTTTGTTCTTGAATATGAAAAAATTGATATTTTGTTTATAAGTAAAAATATATCAAATTTTGAAAACATTATAGAAAGAGCAAAAAGGAAGAAAACAAAGACATTTATTATTGAAAAGGATCTTCCAAAAAAATTTGATAATAAAAATCTAGAAAAAATTATTCTGAAAGAATTTAATTCCGGAAAAAATAATGAGAAACAAAGAATCAGCAGACAGGGGATATTTAAAAAGGTAATCAAACCGGATAAACAAATTGGAGATAGAGACATTAAAGAAAATATAGAGACTGTTAATAGTGTGGAGAAAAAAGAAAATGAATCTGAAAAAAAATCAATAAAAAACAATAATTCCAATATTAAAAATAATAAAAAAGATAGCTTGAAAGAGTATGTGGCAAATGAGAGAAAAAATAAGGGGGAAAATCAATATAAAAACATTGAAAAAGTAAAAGCAGTCAAACAAAAAATCATAACAGTTTTCCGCGCAAAAGGTGGTGTCGGCACTACGACAATTTCTTATTTTATGGCAACACTGCTCAAGAATATAAAAACCTTAATAATTGATTTAAACTTCAATGAAGGTTGCAGCGACTTAGGCTATTATTTAAATACTCCAAAAACACCGAACCTAACACTGTTTTCTGAAAGCTATGATAAGAATAGTTTTCAAAACTGCCTTATCAGCATAAATAATAGTGTGGATATTATTTTACCACCTCCTTCTCATGAAATTTCAAACCGAATTGATTTAAAGGAGATCTACTCA contains:
- a CDS encoding AAA family ATPase, with translation MEIFAEAAKIRENFCFINLSSEYAVNFVLEYEKIDILFISKNISNFENIIERAKRKKTKTFIIEKDLPKKFDNKNLEKIILKEFNSGKNNEKQRISRQGIFKKVIKPDKQIGDRDIKENIETVNSVEKKENESEKKSIKNNNSNIKNNKKDSLKEYVANERKNKGENQYKNIEKVKAVKQKIITVFRAKGGVGTTTISYFMATLLKNIKTLIIDLNFNEGCSDLGYYLNTPKTPNLTLFSESYDKNSFQNCLISINNSVDIILPPPSHEISNRIDLKEIYSLVELARKKYDLMIFDLPNKINEFYLGITDISDTLLIISDESTGSLGRITEIVKKYIYDELKKVFVINKVKNPGNINANIEIIKKYLDPDYFLLIPYLKELDNHQDLKKVYFENLEGFNNLKNTALKILTS